In Deinococcus maricopensis DSM 21211, one genomic interval encodes:
- a CDS encoding TerD family protein codes for MGISLTKQQTISLEKGGAGLTRVFLGLGWDVAKAGGLRGLFGGGGGSIDLDASCVVFTDVGEHVETVYFGHLTGQSGAIRHGGDNLTGAGDGDDERIFVDLSRLPAKARTLIFTVNSFRGQTFDKVANAFARVVDEVSGQEIARLNLSEQGSHTGLVMVKLVRNGSTWSLTALGDRLNGRTAAELVPALSRYL; via the coding sequence ATGGGCATTTCACTGACCAAGCAACAAACCATCAGCCTCGAAAAGGGCGGCGCGGGCCTCACACGCGTCTTCCTGGGCCTGGGCTGGGACGTCGCCAAAGCGGGCGGCCTGCGCGGCCTGTTCGGCGGCGGCGGGGGCAGCATCGACCTGGACGCCTCATGCGTGGTGTTCACGGACGTCGGCGAGCACGTCGAGACGGTGTACTTCGGGCACCTGACCGGGCAGAGCGGCGCCATCCGCCACGGCGGTGACAACCTCACCGGCGCGGGCGACGGCGACGACGAACGCATCTTCGTGGACCTCTCCCGCCTCCCCGCGAAGGCCCGCACGCTGATCTTCACCGTGAACTCCTTCCGCGGCCAGACCTTCGACAAGGTCGCCAACGCGTTCGCGCGCGTCGTCGACGAGGTCAGCGGGCAGGAGATCGCGCGCCTGAACCTCAGCGAACAGGGCAGCCACACCGGCCTCGTGATGGTCAAACTCGTCCGCAACGGCAGCACGTGGAGCCTCACCGCCCTCGGCGACCGCCTGAACGGGCGCACCGCCGCGGAACTCGTGCCCGCCCTGAGCCGGTACCTGTGA